A genomic window from Nocardioides rotundus includes:
- the aspS gene encoding aspartate--tRNA(Asn) ligase, translating to MRPPQAPARTLAAELSEAAPGTPVRLEGHVHRRRELAALTFLVVRDRSGLAQVVVRTEELPAGGLPPEETPVQVLGTATASPQAPGGVEVTAPSITALSEPARTPPAELWRPTLNAGLPTLLDHAPVLWRHPRQRAVWELAAASLQGFRGTLDAAGFTEVHSPKLVASATESGANVFEVDYFGSPAFLAQSPQFYKQQLVGVFERVYEVGPVFRAEPHDTVRHLAEYVSLDVELGFVRDHRDVLTVLRDVLAGMVTAVTTHAGPAVERLGIQLPVIPDEVPVIHFADALARVGAPADEPDLAPEHERALGAWAREELGSDVLAVEGYPMRKRPFYTHPQPDDPRWSNSLDLLFRGLELVTGGQRLHRHADYVAAIETRGGSPEDYAGYLQAFAHGMPPHGGFAIGLERWVAQLVGAANIREVTLFPRDLHRLAP from the coding sequence ATGAGACCACCGCAAGCACCCGCCCGCACCCTGGCCGCCGAGCTCTCCGAGGCGGCGCCGGGCACCCCGGTCCGGCTGGAGGGACACGTCCACCGGCGCCGCGAGCTGGCTGCCCTGACCTTCCTGGTCGTGCGCGACCGCAGCGGCCTCGCCCAGGTCGTCGTGCGCACCGAGGAGCTCCCCGCCGGCGGGCTGCCGCCCGAGGAGACGCCCGTCCAGGTCCTCGGTACGGCGACCGCGAGCCCGCAGGCACCCGGCGGCGTCGAGGTGACGGCCCCGAGCATCACCGCGCTCTCGGAGCCCGCCCGGACCCCACCCGCCGAGCTGTGGCGCCCCACGCTCAACGCCGGGCTCCCGACGCTGCTCGACCATGCGCCGGTGCTGTGGCGCCACCCCCGCCAGCGGGCGGTGTGGGAGCTGGCCGCGGCCAGCCTGCAGGGCTTCCGCGGCACGCTCGACGCGGCCGGCTTCACCGAGGTGCACTCCCCCAAGTTGGTCGCCTCGGCCACCGAGTCCGGCGCGAACGTCTTCGAGGTCGACTACTTCGGGTCGCCGGCCTTCCTCGCGCAGAGCCCGCAGTTCTACAAGCAGCAGCTGGTCGGGGTCTTCGAGCGGGTCTACGAGGTCGGCCCGGTCTTCCGTGCCGAGCCGCACGACACGGTGCGGCATCTCGCGGAGTACGTCTCCCTCGACGTCGAGCTCGGCTTCGTCCGCGACCACCGCGACGTGCTGACCGTCCTGCGCGATGTGCTCGCGGGCATGGTCACCGCGGTCACGACGCATGCCGGCCCCGCCGTGGAGCGGCTGGGCATCCAGCTGCCCGTGATCCCCGACGAGGTGCCGGTGATCCACTTCGCCGACGCGCTCGCCCGCGTGGGGGCGCCCGCCGACGAGCCGGACCTCGCGCCCGAGCACGAGCGGGCGCTGGGCGCGTGGGCGAGGGAGGAGCTCGGCAGCGACGTACTGGCGGTCGAGGGCTACCCGATGCGGAAGCGCCCGTTCTACACCCACCCCCAGCCCGACGACCCGCGGTGGAGCAACAGCCTCGACCTGCTCTTCCGCGGGCTCGAGCTGGTGACGGGCGGCCAGCGGCTGCACCGCCACGCCGACTACGTCGCCGCGATCGAGACTCGGGGCGGGTCGCCGGAGGACTATGCGGGCTACCTGCAGGCGTTCGCGCACGGGATGCCCCCGCACGGGGGCTTCGCCATCGGGTTGGAGCGCTGGGTGGCGCAGTTGGTCGGTGCCGCCAACATCCGCGAGGTGACGCTGTTCCCCCGGGACCTGCACCGGCTCGCGCCGTAG
- a CDS encoding 1-acyl-sn-glycerol-3-phosphate acyltransferase, with the protein MLRALVSRIFWSLSRWRLVTTEPAPQRPTVLIGAPHTSNWDFILMLGIAWRLGLDIRWLGKHSLFTGWRGPVMRALGGIPVDRANPAGIVDEVVGRVRSGEVFGLVVTPDGTRSGHTHWKSGFYRIARETGLPVTLGFVDRTTMTTGLGPTIDLTGDLPADMDRIRAFYADKAGFRPENRVEPRLREELPGV; encoded by the coding sequence GTGCTGCGCGCCCTGGTCTCCCGCATCTTCTGGTCGCTCTCCCGGTGGAGGCTGGTGACCACCGAGCCCGCGCCGCAGCGGCCGACCGTGCTCATCGGGGCGCCGCACACCTCCAACTGGGACTTCATCTTGATGCTCGGGATCGCCTGGCGGCTCGGGCTGGACATCCGCTGGCTCGGCAAGCACAGCCTGTTCACCGGCTGGCGCGGGCCGGTGATGCGCGCGCTCGGCGGCATCCCCGTGGACCGGGCGAACCCGGCCGGGATCGTCGACGAGGTCGTCGGCCGGGTCCGCTCCGGTGAGGTGTTCGGTCTCGTCGTCACCCCCGACGGCACCCGCAGCGGTCACACCCACTGGAAGTCCGGGTTCTACCGGATCGCCCGGGAGACCGGCCTGCCGGTGACGCTCGGCTTCGTGGACCGCACGACGATGACCACCGGCCTGGGCCCGACCATCGACCTGACCGGCGACCTCCCCGCCGACATGGACCGGATCCGGGCGTTCTACGCCGACAAGGCGGGCTTCCGACCCGAGAACCGGGTCGAGCCTCGGCTGCGCGAGGAGCTCCCGGGCGTCTGA
- a CDS encoding class I SAM-dependent DNA methyltransferase: protein MTSSDYWDAEAAERYDESSSFMFEPDVLDPAVDRLAALAGDGAALELAIGTGRVAIPLSERGVPVAGIELSQPMVDVLHAKRPDLPVTVGDMAGATAPDDGPARPGEYSLVLLVWNSIANLRTQDEQVECFRNAARHLAPGGRFVIELWIPGIRRFPPGQSAVPFHVGRRHTGFDTYDLTTQQGTSHHYRRLEDGTVRYGASNFRYIWPAECDLMARLAGLELEERSADWSGAEFTGDSESHVSVWRKPA from the coding sequence ATGACGAGCAGCGACTACTGGGACGCCGAGGCGGCCGAGAGGTACGACGAGAGCTCCTCCTTCATGTTCGAGCCCGACGTGCTGGACCCCGCGGTGGACCGCCTGGCGGCGCTGGCCGGGGACGGTGCGGCGCTGGAGCTCGCGATCGGCACCGGGCGGGTCGCGATCCCGCTGTCGGAGCGCGGAGTGCCGGTCGCGGGGATCGAGCTGTCGCAGCCGATGGTCGACGTACTCCACGCGAAGCGTCCGGACCTGCCCGTCACCGTCGGCGACATGGCCGGCGCCACGGCCCCCGACGACGGACCGGCGCGGCCCGGGGAGTATTCGCTGGTCCTCCTCGTCTGGAACAGCATCGCCAACCTGCGCACCCAGGACGAGCAGGTCGAGTGCTTCCGCAACGCCGCCCGGCACCTCGCCCCCGGCGGCAGGTTCGTCATCGAGCTGTGGATCCCCGGCATCCGCCGCTTCCCGCCCGGGCAGAGCGCGGTGCCGTTCCACGTCGGGCGTCGGCACACCGGTTTCGACACCTACGACCTCACCACTCAGCAGGGCACGTCGCACCACTACCGGCGGCTGGAGGACGGGACGGTGCGGTACGGCGCCAGCAACTTCCGCTACATCTGGCCAGCCGAGTGCGACCTGATGGCCCGGCTGGCCGGGCTGGAGCTGGAGGAGCGGTCCGCCGACTGGAGCGGCGCGGAGTTCACCGGGGACAGCGAGAGCCACGTCTCGGTGTGGCGCAAGCCCGCGTGA
- a CDS encoding GlxA family transcriptional regulator yields MRSVALVVQEGVELFGMGSMVEVFGERYHPEDDNPVFDFRICTPSPGLVPTEKGIGIQVEHGLDAAADVDLLLLAPKRDFEQHDPEVLELAREAVADDRMVMAHCTGAFALAQAGVLDGRRATTHWRYAERMAAHYPRITVEADRLYVHDGPVLTGAGSAAGLDAALYLLRQTHGAKAANDAARRIVLPPHRDGGQAQFVRQPVPECTAETLGPLLTWITGNLDADLSVATLARQVSMSERTFARRFGEETGTTPHQWITHQRVRLAEELLERSDLPVERVADRVGFGSPTTFRQQFVKVRGISPQAYRRQFNTA; encoded by the coding sequence ATGAGGTCGGTGGCGCTGGTGGTCCAGGAGGGCGTCGAGCTCTTCGGGATGGGCTCGATGGTCGAGGTCTTCGGCGAGCGCTACCACCCCGAGGACGACAACCCGGTCTTCGACTTCCGGATCTGTACGCCGTCCCCGGGGCTGGTCCCGACCGAGAAGGGCATCGGCATCCAGGTCGAGCACGGGCTGGACGCGGCCGCCGACGTCGACCTGCTGCTGCTCGCGCCCAAGCGGGACTTCGAGCAGCACGACCCCGAGGTGCTCGAGCTCGCCCGCGAGGCGGTCGCGGACGACCGGATGGTGATGGCGCACTGCACCGGCGCCTTCGCGCTCGCCCAGGCCGGGGTGCTCGACGGCCGCCGGGCGACCACGCATTGGCGCTACGCCGAGCGGATGGCCGCGCACTACCCGCGGATCACGGTGGAGGCGGACCGCCTCTACGTCCACGACGGGCCGGTGCTGACCGGTGCCGGGTCGGCCGCGGGCCTGGACGCCGCGCTCTACCTGCTGCGCCAGACCCACGGGGCGAAGGCCGCCAACGACGCGGCGCGCCGGATCGTCCTGCCGCCGCACCGCGACGGCGGTCAGGCGCAGTTCGTGCGCCAGCCCGTGCCGGAGTGCACCGCGGAGACGCTCGGCCCGCTGCTCACGTGGATCACCGGGAACCTCGACGCCGACCTCTCCGTGGCGACCCTGGCCCGGCAGGTCTCGATGTCCGAGCGCACCTTCGCCCGCCGCTTCGGCGAGGAGACCGGCACGACGCCGCACCAGTGGATCACCCACCAGCGTGTGCGGCTGGCCGAGGAGCTGCTCGAGCGCAGCGACCTGCCCGTGGAGCGGGTCGCCGACCGGGTCGGCTTCGGCTCGCCCACGACCTTCCGCCAGCAGTTCGTCAAGGTTCGCGGGATCAGCCCGCAGGCCTACCGCCGGCAGTTCAACACCGCCTGA
- a CDS encoding nuclear transport factor 2 family protein — MPSAVETVQAWHDAVNARDIDAALACCRPDVVVGGPRGDGEGHDLMRAWLQRSGIELEPQEPLEERDGRVVVHELARWRTANAPAEVPSQEPAETWVVFETAEGLLSAVRRYETPEQVPAP; from the coding sequence ATGCCCTCAGCAGTGGAGACGGTCCAGGCCTGGCACGACGCGGTGAACGCACGCGACATCGACGCGGCCCTGGCATGTTGCCGGCCCGACGTGGTGGTCGGCGGCCCCCGCGGGGACGGGGAGGGACACGACCTGATGCGCGCCTGGCTGCAGCGCTCCGGCATCGAGCTGGAGCCGCAGGAGCCGCTGGAGGAGCGGGACGGCCGGGTGGTCGTGCACGAGCTCGCCCGCTGGCGCACCGCGAACGCGCCGGCCGAGGTGCCCAGCCAGGAGCCGGCGGAGACGTGGGTGGTCTTCGAGACGGCCGAGGGCCTGCTCTCCGCCGTACGCCGCTATGAGACCCCGGAGCAGGTTCCCGCACCCTGA
- a CDS encoding HdeD family acid-resistance protein — protein MNDTWLKGAWTALVVRGGIAVIFGVIAIFWPIATAVALALLWGVWALVDGVMSLMHAFGRGASMGDRVLWVVLGAISLVAAFVAIVSPGVTAVVLTWILGLWLIARGVVELIAAFGRSPGAPRWLLVLAALLDGLLGVLFVANPGAGVLGVATFLGVVAIAWGVVLIAVAFSMRSAGKRVAAQEPRVA, from the coding sequence ATGAACGACACGTGGCTCAAGGGAGCATGGACCGCGTTGGTGGTCCGCGGCGGGATCGCGGTGATCTTCGGCGTGATCGCGATCTTCTGGCCGATCGCGACGGCAGTGGCGCTGGCTCTGCTGTGGGGCGTCTGGGCGCTCGTCGACGGGGTGATGTCGCTGATGCACGCGTTCGGTCGCGGCGCCTCGATGGGCGATCGGGTGCTGTGGGTGGTCCTGGGTGCGATCAGCCTGGTCGCCGCGTTCGTGGCGATCGTCAGCCCGGGCGTGACCGCCGTGGTGCTCACCTGGATCCTGGGGCTCTGGCTGATCGCCCGCGGTGTCGTGGAGCTGATCGCCGCGTTCGGGCGCAGTCCGGGAGCGCCGCGCTGGCTCCTGGTGCTCGCGGCGCTGCTCGACGGCCTCCTGGGCGTGCTCTTCGTCGCCAACCCCGGCGCCGGCGTCCTCGGCGTCGCGACCTTCCTGGGCGTGGTGGCGATCGCCTGGGGCGTCGTACTCATCGCCGTGGCGTTCTCGATGCGCAGCGCCGGCAAGCGCGTGGCCGCCCAGGAGCCGCGGGTCGCCTGA
- a CDS encoding ATP-binding cassette domain-containing protein, producing the protein MATSTGSAVHAADSHDLIRVRGARENNLRDVSLDIPKRRLTVFTGVSGSGKSSLVFGTVAAESQRLINETYSAFVQGFMPTLARPEVDVLDGLTTAIIVDQERMGSDPRSTVGTATDANAMLRILFSRLGEPHIGPPSAYAFNVASVSAAGAITVQRGEKTMAEKATFNRTGGMCPRCEGRGTVSDFDLTALFDETKSLNEGALTIPGYSMDGWYGRIFKGSGFFDPDKPIKRFTKRERHDLLYKEPTKIKVEGVNLTYEGLIPRIQKSMLAKDRDAMQPHIRAFVDRAITFQTCPECEGTRLSEAARSSKIDGVSIADACAMQITDLAAWVRTIEDDSVAPLLEALTETLDSFVQIGLGYLSLDRPAGTLSGGEAQRTKMIRHLGSSLTDVTYVFDEPTIGMHPHDIQRMNDLLRQLRDKGNTVLVVEHKPEAIAIADHVVDLGPGADTAGGTVCFEGTVEGLRASDTTTGRHLDDRASLKETVREPSGALEVRGADAHNLRDVDVDVALGVLTVLTGVAGSGKSSLVGGSIAGREGVVVIDQTPIRGSRRSNPATYTGMLDSIRKAFAKANGVKPALFSANSEGACPTCKGAGVTYTELGFMESVATTCEECGGKRFQAAVLEYTLGGKDISEVLEMSAAQAAEFFADGEAKVPAAHRILQRLVDVGLGYLTLGQPLTTLSGGERQRLKLATQMGEKGEVYVLDEPTTGLHLADVEQLLGLLDRLVDSGKSVIVIEHHQAVMAHADWIIDLGPGAGHDGGTVVFEGTPADLVAARSTLTGEHLAEYVG; encoded by the coding sequence ATGGCCACGAGCACCGGATCCGCCGTACACGCGGCCGACAGCCACGACCTGATCCGCGTCCGGGGTGCGCGGGAGAACAACCTGCGCGACGTGAGCCTGGACATCCCCAAGCGCCGGCTGACGGTCTTCACCGGCGTCTCCGGCTCCGGCAAGAGCTCCCTGGTCTTCGGGACGGTGGCGGCGGAGTCACAGCGGCTGATCAACGAGACCTACAGCGCGTTCGTGCAGGGGTTCATGCCCACCCTCGCGCGGCCCGAGGTCGACGTGCTCGACGGGCTGACCACCGCGATCATCGTCGACCAGGAGCGGATGGGCTCCGATCCGCGCTCGACGGTCGGTACGGCGACCGACGCCAACGCGATGCTGCGCATCCTCTTCAGCCGGCTGGGGGAGCCGCACATCGGCCCGCCGAGCGCCTACGCCTTCAACGTCGCCTCGGTGTCCGCGGCCGGCGCGATCACCGTGCAGCGGGGCGAGAAGACGATGGCGGAGAAGGCGACGTTCAACCGCACCGGCGGCATGTGCCCGCGCTGCGAGGGCCGCGGGACGGTGAGCGACTTCGACCTGACCGCCCTCTTCGACGAGACGAAGTCCCTCAACGAGGGGGCTCTGACGATCCCCGGCTACAGCATGGACGGGTGGTACGGCCGGATCTTCAAGGGCAGCGGCTTCTTCGACCCGGACAAGCCGATCAAGAGGTTCACCAAGCGCGAACGCCACGACCTGCTCTACAAGGAGCCGACGAAGATCAAGGTCGAGGGGGTCAACCTCACCTACGAGGGCCTGATCCCGAGGATCCAGAAGTCGATGCTGGCCAAGGACCGGGACGCGATGCAGCCGCACATCCGCGCGTTCGTGGACCGGGCGATCACCTTCCAGACCTGCCCGGAGTGCGAGGGGACGCGGCTCAGCGAGGCCGCGCGGTCCTCGAAGATCGACGGCGTCAGCATCGCCGACGCCTGCGCCATGCAGATCACCGACCTCGCCGCCTGGGTGCGCACGATCGAGGACGACTCTGTGGCGCCGCTGCTGGAGGCGCTGACCGAGACCCTCGACTCGTTCGTGCAGATCGGGCTCGGCTACCTCTCCCTGGACCGGCCTGCCGGGACCCTGTCCGGGGGTGAGGCGCAGCGGACCAAGATGATCCGGCACCTCGGCTCCTCGCTGACCGACGTCACCTACGTCTTCGACGAGCCCACGATCGGCATGCACCCGCACGACATCCAGCGGATGAACGACCTGCTGCGGCAGCTGCGGGACAAGGGCAACACGGTGCTCGTGGTCGAGCACAAGCCGGAGGCGATCGCCATCGCCGACCACGTCGTCGACCTCGGCCCGGGGGCCGATACGGCGGGCGGCACGGTCTGCTTCGAGGGCACGGTGGAGGGGCTGCGCGCGAGCGACACCACCACCGGCCGGCACCTCGACGACCGGGCGTCGCTGAAGGAGACCGTGCGGGAGCCCTCCGGCGCCCTCGAGGTCCGCGGGGCCGACGCGCACAACCTGCGCGACGTCGACGTCGACGTAGCCCTCGGCGTGCTGACCGTGCTCACCGGCGTCGCCGGCTCGGGCAAGAGCTCGCTCGTCGGCGGCTCGATCGCCGGGCGCGAGGGCGTCGTGGTGATCGACCAGACGCCGATCCGCGGCTCACGGCGCAGCAACCCCGCGACGTACACCGGCATGCTCGACTCCATCCGCAAGGCGTTCGCCAAGGCGAACGGGGTGAAGCCGGCGCTGTTCAGCGCGAACTCCGAGGGCGCCTGCCCGACCTGCAAGGGCGCGGGCGTGACCTACACCGAGCTCGGCTTCATGGAGAGCGTGGCCACCACCTGCGAGGAGTGCGGCGGCAAGCGCTTCCAGGCCGCCGTGCTGGAGTACACCCTCGGCGGCAAGGACATCAGCGAGGTGCTGGAGATGTCGGCGGCGCAGGCGGCGGAGTTCTTCGCCGACGGCGAGGCCAAGGTGCCCGCGGCCCACCGGATCCTGCAGCGGCTGGTCGACGTCGGGCTCGGCTACCTCACTCTGGGGCAGCCGCTCACCACGCTCTCCGGCGGCGAGCGGCAGCGACTCAAGCTGGCCACGCAGATGGGGGAGAAGGGCGAGGTCTACGTCCTCGACGAGCCCACGACCGGGCTGCACCTCGCCGACGTCGAGCAGCTGCTCGGGCTGCTGGACCGGCTGGTGGACTCGGGGAAGTCGGTGATCGTGATCGAGCACCATCAGGCCGTGATGGCGCACGCCGACTGGATCATCGACCTCGGCCCCGGCGCCGGGCACGACGGCGGGACCGTGGTCTTCGAGGGCACGCCGGCCGACCTGGTCGCCGCGCGCTCCACGCTGACCGGCGAGCACCTGGCCGAGTACGTCGGCTGA
- a CDS encoding sensor histidine kinase: protein MARSFDASASERLLVETLELVAEGLAQDMGFGLVVISTLDDDEMLTRAAVAGVRAEPDLRGHRYPASELERELRRSDVWGRWRFVPHDRIPPDEMSEDYVPVMPVVDADDAWHPMDLLFAPLYDEEGVLRGTIGLDIPLSGKRPDATQRDRLDEYARRASRAVVDAVERERLQRQTRLSKRLRHAVREINDGQQLKTMLQQVQPLLTECFDAHGSWLHLNPTGGYPASDRVHNWCGEAVEIAAGTVALAEPFSTLLWEAQETGVLGAGPDADVWLTTEQQQTVDELFGSLHLATALFVPLGSGRTPLGHLLITRSDADAVWTQEDRSEALDFAHDLGAAIVRIRVAEREAQLLRELRDLHLAKDQLMDTVTHDLRNPLAALDNLLRMLRGMEEIPPEGETMLDSISQVSRRMRRLTDQLMALSRANRDGGLDQVTDLGAVVWESVEVSRVLADAKGVTLQWTPPSTPVHVAGDSLDVGSIAANLIGNAVTYTPSGGEVRVVAELVDGLAVLEVTDTGIGIAQEDRERIFEEFDRSANPRALRESGSGLGLAIVRTLCQRLGATLTVESEVDKGSTFRVVVSAASP from the coding sequence ATGGCGCGGTCCTTCGACGCCTCTGCGTCCGAGCGTCTGCTCGTGGAGACCCTGGAGCTCGTGGCCGAGGGCCTGGCCCAGGACATGGGGTTCGGCCTGGTGGTGATCTCCACCCTGGACGACGACGAGATGCTGACCCGGGCGGCCGTCGCCGGCGTGCGCGCCGAGCCCGACCTGCGCGGCCACCGCTACCCGGCCTCGGAGCTGGAGCGGGAGCTGCGCAGGTCCGACGTGTGGGGCCGGTGGCGCTTCGTGCCGCACGACCGGATCCCGCCGGACGAGATGTCGGAGGACTACGTGCCGGTCATGCCGGTCGTCGACGCCGACGACGCCTGGCATCCGATGGATCTCCTGTTCGCCCCGCTCTACGACGAGGAAGGCGTGCTGCGCGGCACGATCGGTCTGGACATCCCGCTGTCGGGCAAGCGACCGGACGCGACCCAGCGCGACCGGCTGGACGAGTACGCCCGGCGGGCCAGCCGCGCCGTCGTCGACGCCGTCGAGCGCGAGCGGCTGCAGCGGCAGACCCGGCTGAGCAAGCGGCTGCGACATGCCGTCCGTGAGATCAACGACGGTCAGCAGCTCAAGACGATGCTGCAGCAGGTGCAGCCGCTGCTGACCGAGTGCTTCGACGCCCACGGCTCCTGGCTGCACCTGAACCCCACCGGGGGATATCCGGCGAGCGACCGGGTGCACAACTGGTGCGGCGAGGCGGTCGAGATCGCGGCGGGGACGGTCGCCCTGGCCGAGCCCTTCTCCACGCTGCTGTGGGAGGCGCAGGAGACCGGAGTGCTCGGCGCCGGCCCCGATGCCGACGTGTGGCTGACCACCGAGCAGCAGCAGACGGTCGACGAGCTGTTCGGCTCGCTGCATCTGGCCACGGCACTCTTCGTCCCGCTCGGCTCGGGTCGCACGCCGCTGGGCCACCTGCTGATCACCCGCAGCGACGCCGATGCCGTGTGGACCCAGGAGGACCGGTCGGAGGCCCTCGACTTCGCCCACGACCTGGGAGCGGCGATCGTGCGGATCCGGGTGGCCGAGCGTGAGGCCCAGCTGCTCCGGGAGCTGCGCGACCTGCATCTGGCCAAGGATCAGCTGATGGACACCGTCACCCACGACCTGCGCAACCCGCTCGCCGCACTGGACAACCTGCTGCGGATGCTGCGAGGGATGGAGGAGATCCCGCCGGAGGGCGAGACGATGCTCGACTCCATCTCCCAGGTCAGCCGCCGGATGAGGCGCCTGACCGACCAGCTGATGGCCCTGTCGCGGGCGAACAGGGATGGCGGACTCGACCAGGTCACCGACCTCGGGGCCGTCGTCTGGGAGAGCGTGGAGGTGAGCCGGGTGCTCGCCGACGCCAAGGGCGTGACCCTGCAGTGGACCCCTCCCTCGACCCCTGTGCACGTGGCCGGGGACAGCCTGGACGTCGGGAGCATCGCGGCGAACCTGATCGGCAACGCCGTGACCTACACCCCCTCTGGCGGCGAGGTCCGGGTGGTGGCCGAGCTGGTCGACGGGCTGGCGGTGCTCGAGGTGACCGATACCGGCATCGGCATCGCCCAGGAGGACCGGGAGCGGATCTTCGAGGAGTTCGACCGGTCGGCCAACCCGCGGGCGCTGCGCGAGAGCGGGTCCGGCCTGGGCCTGGCCATCGTCCGCACGCTCTGCCAGCGCCTGGGGGCGACGCTCACCGTGGAGTCGGAGGTCGACAAGGGGTCGACCTTCCGGGTCGTCGTGTCTGCGGCATCACCGTGA
- a CDS encoding sensor histidine kinase, whose protein sequence is MDVHDLQREAEILTLEVLGDETFPMLEAIVDLASRMCGGATAEVNVITATEQVHLATSDRNHTRIRREQSFCGTAITVDDAMLIHVPDAARDPRFADNPFVTGELGSFRSYAARKVLGPSGTIIGTLCVFEPPAGGFGPEQLRLLELLGPMVTEALNLHRGQVQLRAALERHFDGHRELHRSHASLEAFAGEVSHDLQGPLAAVSLALQMLSTRSSPPAGTDEAFLLDTALSGTARMRRTVEDMLGFAMLGGRGPGGPVRLDEVVAQVLGDLDGVAGEAEVHVGALPAVIGHEVELRSILQNLIGNAIKHSAPLRRPRVVVDGERRGDRVRVTVTDNGPGVPEGRRDDVFGLFARGDERVEGRGIGLATCARIVHSRGGTIGVDEAEGGGAVFWFELPAGG, encoded by the coding sequence GTGGACGTGCACGACCTTCAGCGTGAGGCAGAGATCCTCACCCTCGAGGTGTTGGGCGACGAGACCTTCCCGATGCTGGAGGCGATCGTCGACCTGGCCTCGCGGATGTGCGGAGGCGCCACGGCGGAGGTGAACGTGATCACCGCGACCGAGCAGGTGCACCTGGCGACCTCCGACCGCAACCACACCCGGATCCGCCGGGAGCAGTCGTTCTGCGGCACCGCGATCACGGTGGACGACGCGATGCTGATCCACGTTCCCGATGCGGCTCGGGATCCGCGCTTCGCAGACAACCCCTTCGTCACCGGTGAGCTCGGCTCCTTCCGCTCCTACGCCGCCCGCAAGGTCCTCGGGCCCTCCGGCACGATCATCGGCACGCTGTGCGTCTTCGAGCCTCCGGCCGGCGGGTTCGGGCCCGAGCAGCTGCGGCTGTTGGAGCTGCTCGGACCGATGGTCACCGAGGCGCTGAACCTGCACCGGGGCCAGGTGCAGCTGCGTGCCGCACTCGAGCGACACTTCGACGGCCATCGCGAGCTGCATCGCTCGCACGCCTCGCTCGAGGCGTTCGCCGGAGAGGTGAGTCATGACCTCCAGGGCCCGCTGGCCGCGGTGAGCCTCGCGCTGCAGATGCTGTCGACCCGGTCGTCGCCGCCCGCAGGGACAGACGAGGCGTTCCTCCTGGACACGGCACTCTCCGGGACCGCCCGGATGCGCCGCACCGTGGAGGACATGCTGGGCTTCGCGATGCTCGGCGGCCGGGGCCCCGGCGGCCCGGTCCGGCTGGACGAGGTGGTGGCCCAGGTGCTCGGCGACCTCGACGGGGTGGCCGGCGAGGCCGAGGTGCACGTCGGGGCGCTGCCCGCCGTGATCGGCCACGAGGTGGAGCTGCGGTCGATCCTGCAGAACCTGATCGGCAACGCGATCAAGCACTCCGCTCCCCTGCGGCGACCTCGCGTGGTCGTGGACGGTGAGCGTCGCGGCGACCGGGTGCGGGTCACGGTGACCGACAACGGGCCGGGCGTCCCCGAGGGGCGTCGCGACGACGTCTTCGGGCTGTTCGCCCGCGGCGACGAGCGCGTGGAGGGCCGGGGCATCGGCCTGGCCACCTGTGCCCGGATCGTGCACAGCCGCGGCGGCACCATCGGCGTGGACGAGGCCGAGGGCGGCGGAGCCGTCTTCTGGTTCGAGCTGCCGGCGGGCGGCTGA